One Peribacillus simplex NBRC 15720 = DSM 1321 genomic region harbors:
- a CDS encoding LysR family transcriptional regulator, protein MELRQIEYFIEVAKREHMTEAAVDLHVAQSAVSRQIYNLEEELGVPLFIRDGRKIRLTPIGHTFLSHMEQAMDIIDRAKREMAESLDPEKGTIRIGFPSSLASYILPRVISDFRESYPQAKFTLKQGSYRYLIDSVIKGNINMALIGPLPVNEKKIKGETLFIENLVALLPESHPLSLKKSLSLNELQGNPFIVYPKGYVLRDLVMKACKLHGFEPEVAFEGKDTDAIKGLVAAGLGITLIPEISLIDSLPRFTVKLPLEDPSVTRAVGVIVPTDRELMPTEKLFYQFLRNTFAKLESFQ, encoded by the coding sequence TTGGAATTAAGGCAAATTGAATATTTCATTGAAGTGGCAAAGCGTGAACATATGACGGAAGCAGCAGTGGACTTGCATGTTGCCCAGTCTGCTGTCAGTCGCCAAATTTACAATTTAGAAGAAGAGCTGGGCGTGCCCTTATTTATCAGGGATGGCCGAAAGATTAGATTGACACCTATAGGACATACATTTTTATCTCATATGGAACAAGCTATGGATATAATCGATCGTGCCAAGCGTGAGATGGCTGAAAGCCTGGATCCAGAAAAAGGGACAATCCGCATTGGCTTTCCCAGCAGTTTAGCTTCTTATATATTGCCAAGGGTCATTTCCGACTTCAGGGAAAGTTATCCGCAGGCAAAATTCACATTGAAACAAGGTTCATATCGCTACCTGATAGATTCTGTGATAAAAGGTAACATAAACATGGCCTTGATTGGCCCACTGCCGGTGAATGAAAAGAAAATCAAAGGTGAAACGCTATTTATTGAAAACTTAGTTGCCCTTTTACCAGAAAGCCATCCTTTGTCATTGAAGAAATCATTATCCTTAAATGAGCTTCAAGGAAACCCGTTCATCGTATATCCAAAGGGATATGTTTTAAGGGATCTCGTTATGAAAGCTTGCAAACTGCATGGCTTTGAACCGGAAGTGGCATTCGAAGGAAAGGATACAGATGCTATAAAAGGCTTGGTGGCAGCAGGTCTGGGAATAACCTTGATTCCTGAGATTTCCTTGATTGATAGCTTGCCTCGTTTTACGGTTAAATTGCCGCTGGAGGACCCATCTGTAACCAGGGCAGTAGGGGTCATCGTTCCGACTGATAGGGAACTGATGCCAACGGAGAAATTGTTTTACCAATTTTTGAGGAATACTTTTGCAAAATTGGAAAGTTTTCAATAG
- a CDS encoding PTS transporter subunit IIC, protein MYKASTGIANAVLVTLGIGLLFESIGGYLGWEVFLAIGGAAKVLLAPALGAGIAYQLGGNSLIIFSAMASSAVGGAAIHRTAEGAFTIVTGQPLSAVLAAVIATYIGKRLIGKTKLDIMAIPMGAVLVGGVSGYGLALVTTPLLTWISSQTTAAVEGSPLIGSMVIALVWSILLMTPASSAALAIALQLDPVSSAAALIGCTVQFVGFTVMSYKDNDMGGFLAQMVVTPKVQFPNLIKKPLYVIPPFVAAVICAPIATLAFNFQVPYELGGMGLSSMIAPIAIITGQGLYTFLVYVAVGMVLPAVITLALHRVLKMMGKVKPGDLHLEVS, encoded by the coding sequence ATGTACAAGGCATCAACAGGGATAGCCAACGCTGTTTTGGTTACATTAGGGATCGGGTTATTGTTTGAATCCATAGGGGGATATTTAGGTTGGGAGGTCTTCCTGGCAATAGGCGGGGCCGCAAAGGTCTTGTTAGCACCAGCTTTAGGAGCAGGTATCGCATATCAGCTAGGAGGAAATTCATTAATTATCTTTAGCGCCATGGCTTCAAGTGCTGTTGGAGGTGCTGCCATTCACAGAACTGCTGAGGGTGCCTTCACGATTGTTACGGGTCAGCCACTAAGTGCTGTCTTGGCGGCAGTAATTGCAACATATATAGGTAAGCGCCTAATCGGCAAAACGAAGTTGGACATCATGGCCATCCCAATGGGAGCAGTTCTTGTCGGTGGAGTTTCGGGATATGGCCTGGCTCTTGTCACCACTCCGCTCCTAACATGGATAAGCAGTCAAACCACCGCTGCGGTCGAGGGTTCTCCCTTAATCGGTTCCATGGTCATAGCCTTGGTATGGAGCATTTTATTGATGACACCGGCGTCTTCCGCTGCACTGGCGATCGCCCTGCAATTAGATCCCGTTTCCAGTGCTGCAGCTCTAATCGGATGTACCGTTCAGTTTGTCGGGTTCACTGTCATGTCTTATAAAGATAATGATATGGGCGGGTTCCTGGCACAGATGGTCGTTACGCCAAAAGTTCAATTTCCTAACTTAATCAAAAAACCATTATATGTAATTCCGCCTTTTGTGGCGGCAGTCATCTGTGCGCCTATCGCTACCTTGGCATTCAATTTTCAAGTACCGTATGAGCTTGGAGGTATGGGGTTAAGTTCAATGATTGCCCCGATTGCCATCATAACAGGTCAGGGGTTGTACACGTTCTTGGTTTATGTCGCAGTGGGTATGGTATTGCCAGCTGTGATCACACTTGCCTTACATCGGGTACTGAAGATGATGGGTAAAGTTAAACCAGGCGATCTTCATTTGGAAGTTTCATAA